The genomic DNA TTCGTCGCCCAACTTCTTTCGCTGGTGGAATCCTTCCGCGCTAAATTTTCCGAGTCTTCGTCTTTCTTTTCGAAAGCGGTGGTCGAAGAACAAGCGAAGTGAGCGGTTCGAAATCCACGACACGCATCGAGGTGAAAGTAACCCCGAGAGCGAAATCGAATCGTTGGGAATGGCGTGAGAATCGCCTTCATCTCTACGTAACATCCCCACCTGTAGAAGGCAAGGCAAACGAGGAATGCATTCGACTGCTCAGTGAGGCATTAGGTATTCCCAGACGTACGATTCATATTGCGAGAGGTGCAAAATCTCGGGAAAAGGTTTTTACGATAGAGGGATTGACCTTCGAGGATATCAAAGAGAGATTAGATTTATCTTGAACACCATCGGTATTTAACTTTGATTATCACGCATTCGTCTGCGATTGGCGGACGAAGTTGATTCGCAAGTCGCTGATGATACTTTGCGTGGTGCGTTTGTCGGCGTCATCCAATTTAGGCTCTAAAATCTCGGCGAGTTTCGCTGCGATGTCAATGGCAATTTTCGCTTGCCCCAAATCTTTCTCGATTTTATGCGTCAATGGGTCAGGATGAAGACCCAACTTCTGCCATGCAACCCCAATGAACTGCTCAAGGCTGATTGCTACGAGCGCATAAACATCTATAGGCTCGTTCGGAGTCTCTTTCGATTCGGTTTGCCCTTCCGTACTCTCTGTTTTTTCGTTATCCGCCATTTCTCCATATTCATTTTATCCCCTTTTTCAAAAAAGAACGAAGTCTGTTCAGGTTCATCTTGTCCATTTTTTCGGTATCCGGTGTCTCGATAATCATAGGAGCATGGAACAA from Fimbriimonadales bacterium includes the following:
- a CDS encoding DUF167 domain-containing protein yields the protein MSGSKSTTRIEVKVTPRAKSNRWEWRENRLHLYVTSPPVEGKANEECIRLLSEALGIPRRTIHIARGAKSREKVFTIEGLTFEDIKERLDLS
- a CDS encoding DUF1844 domain-containing protein, whose product is MADNEKTESTEGQTESKETPNEPIDVYALVAISLEQFIGVAWQKLGLHPDPLTHKIEKDLGQAKIAIDIAAKLAEILEPKLDDADKRTTQSIISDLRINFVRQSQTNA